A single Tachypleus tridentatus isolate NWPU-2018 chromosome 9, ASM421037v1, whole genome shotgun sequence DNA region contains:
- the LOC143227342 gene encoding zinc finger protein GLI1-like, with translation MDPHFGLPLQFPSAFATVHAPIPVDQRTHDGRYVWEPRLPSFPHHSSPGLPANGPSPGMSEFSVLPQRRGFSNSQIEVPLNHPYHLGSAYMKQFHNSFHSSPTTSVQGISPMDSRGLSMHGDYLQQMATLSQRGMISDIHRIPPTSTAGTDMCFSVDGSRLSSPRPGIRHGRKRALSSSPYSDSFDINSMIRFSPNSLVSFMNGSRSSSASGSYGHLSAASSRAYMTIQDSKLRTLSPAIGVPPPPVPPHFQQLHQLMRQGVLAPPATAHPTQPFFSNPGVSLGSRINSNIGVINPDTPIHVTSTVNGDDNQRTRVKKESCIGGAREPSVGDDDRENTADLKDEPGDFVETNCHWRTCEKEFSTQEELVKHLNNDHIHDSKKSFVCQWKDCSREEKPFKAQYMLVVHMRRHTGEKPHKCTFEGCSKAYSRLENLKTHLRSHTGEKPYMCEFPGCTKAFSNASDRAKHQNRTHSNEKPYVCKAPGCTKRYTDPSSLRKHVKTVHGPEFYASKKHKGNDNRGSGGSGIKDKTTPGSIDGSPHSDDGTGSKLTSLSSPSIKSEEQGSPQQDESPGGDVDHEVPGCTDQALFEGPISDNSVSTTSGCVEAENFWELVENPEIPVEEIVPGVACAVASNNQNREAERNIHNRLKNKLEE, from the exons ACTGCCTGCCAATGGCCCCAGCCCAGGGATGTCAGAATTTTCAGTTCTGCCTCAACGACGGGGATTCTCAAACAGCCAGATAGAAGTTCCTCTCAATCACCCATACCATTTGGGTTCTGCCTACATGAAGCAGTTTCACAATTCCTTCCATTCCAGTCCGACTACGTCAGTACAAGGAATAAGTCCGATGGATTCCAGAG GTTTATCGATGCATGGGGATTACCTTCAACAAATGGCTACACTAAGCCAGCGAGGAATGATAAGCGACATCCATAGAATACCACCTACCTCAACTGCTGGTACTGACATGTGTTTTTCTGTAGATG GTTCTCGCCTTTCTAGTCCAAGACCTGGAATTCGACATGGACGAAAACGTGCACTCTCTAGCTCCCCCTATTCTGATTCTTTTGACATCAACTCTATGATAAGATTTTCTCCAAATTCTCTCGTCTCTTTCATGAATGGATCACGTAGCTCTAGTGCAAGTGGATCATATGGTCATCTTTCAGCtg CTTCTTCAAGAGCCTACATGACTATACAAGACAGCAAACTTA GAACCCTCAGTCCTGCAATAGGAGTTCCACCTCCACCAGTTCCTCCACACTTTCAGCAACTTCACCAGCTGATGAGACAAGGTGTTTTGGCACCACCAGCCACAGCTCATCCAACACAACCATTCTTTTCTAATCCCGGTGTTTCACTAGGGTCAAGAATAAATTCTAACATTGGA GTGATTAATCCAGACACCCCCATACATGTGACTAGTACTGTAAATGGAGATGATAACCAAAGGACAAGAGTAAAGAAAGAGTCTTGCATTGGAGGAGCAAGAGAACCTAGTGTTGGTGATGACGATCGAGAGAACACAGCAGATCTAAAAGATGAACCTGGTGACTTTGTAGAAACTAATTGTCATTGGAGAACTTGTGAAAAAGAGTTCAGTACCCAGGAAGAACTTGTAAAG CATCTGAACAATGACCACATCCATGACAGCAAAAAATCATTTGTATGTCAGTGGAAAGATTGTTCAAGAGAAGAAAAACCATTTAAGGCTCAGTACATGCTAGTTGTACATATGCGTCGTCACACGGGAGAAAAACCTCACAAGTGTACA tttgagggtTGCAGTAAAGCCTACTCTCGATTAGAAAATCTCAAGACCCACTTGCGTTCACACACTGGAGAAAAGCCTTACATGTGTGAGTTTCCAGGTTGTACTAAAGCTTTCAGTAATGCATCAGATCGAGCTAAACATCAAAACAGGACCCATTCAAATGAG aaaccaTATGTGTGTAAAGCTCCAGGTTGTACTAAACGTTACACTGACCCTAGCTCACTCAGGAAACATGTTAAGACTGTTCATGGCCCAGAGTTTTATGCTAGTAAGAAGCATAAAGGAAATGATAACAGGGGCTCAGGAGGTTCTGGAATTAAAGATAAAACGACCCCTGGGAGCATTGATGGCAGTCCTCATTCTGATGATGGCACAGGAAGTAAATTAACCAGTTTATCGAGCCCTAGTATTAAATCTGAG GAACAGGGTTCTCCCCAACAAGATGAAAGTCCAGGAGGTGATGTGGACCATGAGGTGCCAGGCTGTACAGATCAGGCTCTTTTTGAAGGCCCTATCAGTGACAACAGTGTATCTACAACAAGTGGTTGTGTAGAAGCTGAAAACTTCTGGGAATTAGTGGAAAATCCTGAAATTCCA GTTGAGGAAATTGTTCCTGGTGTTGCATGTGCAGTGGCATCAAATAATCAGAACAGAGAAGCAGAGAGAAATATTCATAACAGATTAAAGAACAAATTAGAAGAA